Proteins from a genomic interval of Mesotoga sp. UBA6090:
- a CDS encoding transposase, giving the protein MKHPKGKYYDPEFKLRLAKEFVETDRTLEEIAQENGIDSKLLSKWTVKYRKEGEAAFFKGLQSGSFIRDPNKIPPVLYKELGLDKIRENPSELKGSFTEKEKLLLEIAEYKLQVKILKEALKKKREAE; this is encoded by the coding sequence ATGAAGCATCCGAAGGGAAAGTATTATGATCCTGAGTTCAAACTTAGATTGGCTAAGGAGTTTGTGGAGACAGACAGGACACTTGAAGAGATTGCACAAGAGAACGGAATCGATTCTAAGTTATTGAGTAAATGGACTGTGAAATACAGAAAGGAAGGAGAAGCTGCGTTCTTTAAAGGATTGCAATCTGGAAGTTTCATTAGAGATCCAAATAAGATTCCACCTGTTCTATATAAGGAACTGGGACTTGACAAGATAAGAGAGAATCCAAGCGAACTCAAGGGTTCTTTCACAGAGAAAGAGAAGCTATTGCTAGAAATAGCCGAATACAAATTGCAGGTGAAGATACTGAAAGAAGCGTTAAAAAAAAAGAGAGAAGCCGAATAA
- a CDS encoding nucleotidyl transferase AbiEii/AbiGii toxin family protein → MLRRSRPSSQALNLLNILESKVPDFYLAGGTALAMYYEHRVSFDLDFFTARSYWPEVLLEHSKQFGVSVENVRLQTGTLEVEIEGVRACFFEYHYALVEPFNKYRSLDVASIMYIAAMKLSAVAR, encoded by the coding sequence ATGCTTAGAAGGAGCAGACCATCATCACAGGCACTGAATCTTCTAAATATTCTTGAAAGTAAAGTCCCCGATTTTTATCTTGCGGGGGGAACTGCTTTAGCGATGTACTATGAACACCGTGTGAGTTTCGATCTGGATTTCTTTACAGCTAGGTCTTATTGGCCAGAAGTGCTGCTCGAACATTCGAAGCAGTTTGGTGTTTCGGTGGAGAATGTGAGGCTTCAGACAGGGACGCTCGAAGTAGAGATTGAGGGCGTACGTGCGTGCTTTTTCGAATATCATTACGCGTTAGTTGAACCCTTCAATAAGTATAGATCGCTAGATGTAGCTTCGATAATGTATATCGCCGCTATGAAGCTTAGCGCTGTCGCCCGATGA
- a CDS encoding type IV toxin-antitoxin system AbiEi family antitoxin domain-containing protein, with amino-acid sequence MSYVEKILDIARKNNGIVTSRQVTNAGINRQNLRIMVERGLLERSERGVYIIPTILDDEMFNLQSRYRRGIFSHGTALFLLDLTDQTPIKYSMTFPLGYNTSNLNKENVEYYRVKDGLYELGVITKKTPNGNDVRVYNAERTLCDTLKGRSHTDIQIISEAFKRYAKLPNRDIPLISKYAKLMRVEKKLRAYFEVLL; translated from the coding sequence ATGTCCTATGTAGAAAAGATTCTAGACATCGCACGTAAAAACAACGGAATAGTCACATCGAGGCAAGTCACAAATGCGGGGATTAATCGTCAGAATTTGAGAATCATGGTAGAAAGAGGTCTTCTTGAAAGATCAGAACGCGGCGTTTATATCATTCCAACAATTCTTGACGATGAGATGTTCAATCTCCAAAGCCGTTACAGGAGGGGTATATTCTCTCATGGAACAGCTCTATTCTTGCTTGATTTGACAGATCAAACTCCGATCAAATATTCGATGACATTTCCGTTAGGCTATAATACCTCAAATCTGAACAAAGAAAATGTTGAATACTATCGTGTGAAAGACGGGTTGTACGAACTTGGTGTAATCACGAAGAAAACTCCTAATGGTAACGATGTTAGGGTGTACAACGCAGAGAGAACGCTGTGTGACACTCTGAAAGGGCGAAGTCATACAGATATCCAGATCATCAGCGAAGCATTCAAGAGATATGCAAAACTGCCCAATAGAGATATTCCCTTGATTTCAAAATATGCAAAACTAATGAGGGTAGAAAAGAAGCTCCGAGCCTATTTTGAGGTGTTACTTTGA